The Muricauda sp. SCSIO 65647 genome includes a region encoding these proteins:
- the pafA gene encoding alkaline phosphatase PafA translates to MKNPLSLLTLFALLVCMVANAQRNGKKRNQPIEDNSPPKLIIGIVVDQMRFDYLTRFWDQYGDGGFKRMVNEGFNCKNHHFNYAPTSTGPGHASIYTGTTPSMHGIIGNNWYDKEENETVYCASDTSFKSVGTVSEVGQMSPHRMVTTTMTDQLRLHTQMRSKVIAVALKDRGAVLPGGHTANAAYWFEGSDTGQWITSSYYMEQLPDWVNAFNASSTITDYKKAWIPLKDINSYVESGSDNNAFEGLFEDETTPTFPHSTPNLLSKEKDFEILKYTPYGNSLTTDFALAALDGEKLGTDRDTDFLAISYSSTDYVGHKYGVNSKEVEDTYLQLDKDLERLFAALDKKVGLNQYTAFLTADHGAIHVPAYLKDNKIPAGYLNSDQIKSDFIDFIKYRYGTTDIIKNISNYQVFLDHRVIANLDMDLDDVQEEIAMEFLKYDDVYKVFTGHQMWQNSYSDGIPYILQNGWNQKRSGDVMYVQKPGYASYHRTGSTHGSPMIYDTHVPLLFFGKGIKKGSTADRTEIPDIAPTISVLMGMAFPNGSTGKPISKVLK, encoded by the coding sequence ATGAAAAACCCCCTTTCCCTTTTGACCCTCTTTGCACTACTTGTCTGTATGGTGGCCAATGCGCAACGAAATGGCAAGAAAAGAAACCAACCCATTGAAGACAATAGCCCTCCAAAATTGATCATAGGTATTGTGGTCGACCAAATGCGATTTGACTATCTCACCCGATTTTGGGATCAGTATGGTGATGGCGGGTTCAAACGAATGGTAAATGAGGGTTTTAACTGTAAGAACCATCATTTCAACTATGCGCCCACAAGTACAGGGCCGGGCCACGCCTCGATCTACACAGGTACTACACCGTCGATGCACGGTATCATTGGCAATAATTGGTATGACAAAGAAGAGAACGAAACCGTGTACTGTGCTTCAGATACCAGTTTTAAATCTGTCGGCACTGTTTCCGAGGTCGGACAAATGTCGCCCCATCGCATGGTAACGACCACGATGACCGATCAGCTACGGCTACACACCCAAATGCGCAGTAAGGTTATCGCAGTCGCCTTAAAGGATAGGGGAGCTGTACTACCGGGAGGCCATACGGCCAACGCCGCGTATTGGTTTGAAGGAAGTGATACAGGACAATGGATTACCAGTTCATATTATATGGAGCAGTTGCCCGACTGGGTGAATGCATTCAATGCATCAAGTACCATCACAGATTATAAAAAAGCATGGATTCCTCTAAAGGACATCAATTCATATGTTGAAAGCGGCAGTGACAACAATGCTTTTGAAGGATTGTTTGAAGACGAGACCACGCCTACTTTTCCGCATAGCACTCCCAATCTTTTAAGTAAGGAAAAAGACTTTGAAATTCTCAAATATACCCCTTATGGAAACAGTCTGACCACTGATTTTGCCCTGGCGGCCCTTGATGGGGAAAAACTGGGAACCGATAGAGACACTGATTTTTTGGCGATCAGCTATTCGAGTACAGATTATGTGGGCCATAAATATGGGGTCAATTCAAAAGAGGTTGAAGACACCTATCTGCAATTGGATAAAGATTTGGAAAGACTCTTTGCAGCGTTGGATAAAAAAGTGGGCTTGAACCAATACACCGCTTTTTTGACCGCTGACCATGGAGCCATTCATGTGCCCGCCTATTTGAAGGACAATAAAATACCTGCGGGCTATTTAAATTCCGATCAAATAAAGAGTGATTTCATAGACTTTATCAAGTATCGATACGGAACTACCGATATCATCAAGAACATAAGCAACTATCAAGTGTTTCTAGACCATAGGGTCATTGCCAACCTAGATATGGATTTGGATGATGTTCAAGAAGAGATCGCAATGGAGTTCTTGAAATATGATGATGTCTATAAAGTATTTACTGGGCATCAGATGTGGCAGAATAGCTATTCTGACGGCATACCCTACATTTTGCAGAACGGTTGGAACCAAAAACGCTCAGGTGATGTTATGTATGTTCAGAAACCCGGTTATGCCTCTTATCACAGAACAGGTTCAACACATGGTTCGCCCATGATCTATGACACCCATGTGCCTTTGCTTTTCTTCGGAAAGGGAATCAAAAAGGGTAGTACGGCCGATCGGACAGAGATACCCGATATTGCCCCTACCATTTCAGTATTGATGGGCATGGCATTCCCCAACGGTAGCACTGGGAAACCGATTTCCAAGGTATTAAAATAG
- a CDS encoding MlaE family ABC transporter permease, which translates to MNYLAAIGKYFIMIWEVFKKPTKWHIMKSLILKEIDELIYNSMGIIIFISFFIGGVVTIQTALNLSNPLIPKSLIGFATRQSVILEFAPTFTSIIMAGKVGSYITSSIGTMRVTEQIDALEVMGVNSLNYLVFPKIIAMLMYPFAVAIAMYVGIAGGWVAAVFGEYAPSGTFVEGVQLDFTPFHVTYAFIKTLVFAFVIATVPSFHGYYMKGGALEVGKAATTSFVWTSVVIIILNYILTQMLLG; encoded by the coding sequence ATGAACTACCTTGCGGCGATTGGCAAGTACTTTATCATGATTTGGGAGGTTTTTAAAAAACCTACCAAATGGCACATTATGAAGTCTTTGATTTTGAAAGAGATAGATGAGCTTATCTACAACTCAATGGGCATCATCATCTTTATTTCTTTCTTTATAGGCGGCGTAGTGACCATTCAGACCGCATTGAATTTGAGCAATCCGCTAATACCAAAAAGTCTTATCGGTTTTGCCACAAGACAGTCGGTGATTCTCGAATTTGCCCCTACGTTTACCTCCATCATCATGGCCGGAAAAGTTGGTTCTTACATCACTTCGAGTATCGGTACCATGCGGGTCACCGAGCAAATCGATGCCTTGGAGGTCATGGGAGTAAACTCATTGAACTATTTGGTTTTTCCGAAAATCATTGCCATGCTCATGTACCCATTTGCCGTGGCCATTGCCATGTATGTGGGCATTGCAGGGGGGTGGGTCGCCGCCGTGTTCGGTGAATATGCCCCCAGCGGTACTTTCGTAGAGGGAGTACAATTGGATTTCACTCCTTTTCACGTGACCTATGCCTTTATCAAGACCTTGGTCTTTGCCTTTGTCATTGCCACAGTGCCTTCGTTTCATGGCTATTATATGAAGGGCGGTGCACTCGAAGTGGGCAAAGCGGCCACTACTTCCTTCGTGTGGACGAGCGTTGTCATCATCATTCTCAACTATATTCTGACCCAAATGCTGCTCGGCTGA
- a CDS encoding ABC transporter ATP-binding protein: MIEIQDIHKSFSGTHVLKGITSTFEQGKTNLVIGQSGSGKTVLMKCMLGLIEPDEGNICYSGQRYSELSLDERRNLRQEMGMVFQGSALFDSMTVEGNVKFPLEMFTKQSKGEMRDRIDFVLKRVNLIDAHEKYPSELSGGMQKRVAIARAIVMNPKYLFCDEPNSGLDPKTAILIDNLIQEITDEYSITTIINTHDMNSVMEIGEKIIFLKNGFKEWEGTNKEIFKTDNEAVTNFVYSSELFKKVRQMYIEERN; this comes from the coding sequence ATGATAGAAATTCAAGACATACACAAATCATTCAGCGGCACCCATGTTTTAAAGGGAATAACCTCCACCTTTGAGCAAGGAAAGACCAATCTGGTCATAGGCCAAAGTGGTTCTGGCAAAACGGTGCTCATGAAATGCATGTTGGGCCTTATAGAGCCCGATGAAGGAAACATCTGTTACAGCGGGCAGCGCTATTCAGAACTGTCGTTGGATGAACGCCGAAACTTGCGCCAAGAGATGGGAATGGTTTTTCAAGGCAGTGCGCTTTTTGATTCGATGACCGTCGAGGGCAATGTGAAATTTCCGTTAGAAATGTTCACGAAGCAATCAAAAGGTGAAATGCGAGACCGTATCGATTTTGTATTGAAAAGGGTAAACCTCATCGATGCACATGAAAAATATCCCTCAGAATTATCAGGCGGCATGCAGAAAAGGGTGGCCATTGCAAGGGCGATTGTCATGAACCCGAAATACCTTTTCTGCGACGAGCCGAATTCGGGCCTAGATCCCAAAACGGCCATTTTGATCGACAACCTGATCCAAGAAATCACCGATGAGTACAGCATCACCACGATTATCAACACCCATGATATGAACTCGGTCATGGAAATTGGCGAAAAAATTATCTTTTTGAAAAATGGTTTCAAAGAATGGGAAGGCACCAACAAAGAAATCTTCAAGACCGACAATGAGGCCGTCACCAATTTTGTGTATTCTTCTGAGCTCTTCAAAAAGGTACGGCAGATGTATATTGAGGAGCGAAATTAA
- a CDS encoding 3-oxoacyl-ACP synthase III family protein yields MKIGITGTGSYIPSVVTENDHFLKHNFLSSDGSSFDHDNTVIIEKFKSITGITERRYAEQEHNTSDLGFFAAEKAIEDAKIDSEELDYIIFAHNFGDVTHGKIQGDTLPSLATRVKHLLGIKNPRCVAYDVLFGCPGWIEGVIQAQAFIKSGMAKKCLVIGAETLSRVVDDHDRDSMIYSDGAGATIIEADTGSGEILGHISATYANEEAYYLFFDKTYHQNGCNDTRYIKMHGRKIYEFAVTHVPQAIADCLDKSGVAIDEVKKIFIHQANEKMDEAIVKRFYRIYRKEMPEDIMPMIIHEMGNSSVATVPTLFDMVKKGELQKHGLKRGDVVIFASVGAGMNINAIVYRY; encoded by the coding sequence ATGAAAATAGGCATTACAGGTACAGGAAGTTACATTCCCTCTGTCGTCACGGAGAACGACCATTTTTTAAAGCATAACTTTCTAAGCTCTGATGGAAGCTCTTTTGATCATGACAATACGGTCATTATAGAGAAGTTCAAATCGATTACAGGCATTACCGAGCGCCGATATGCAGAACAAGAGCACAACACTTCAGATCTTGGTTTTTTCGCTGCCGAAAAAGCCATTGAAGATGCAAAAATCGACAGCGAAGAACTCGATTATATCATTTTCGCCCATAATTTCGGTGATGTGACCCATGGAAAAATTCAAGGAGATACGCTGCCGAGTCTAGCCACTCGGGTCAAGCACCTTCTAGGCATCAAAAATCCACGCTGTGTGGCATACGATGTATTATTCGGTTGCCCAGGTTGGATCGAGGGAGTGATTCAAGCACAAGCTTTCATCAAAAGCGGTATGGCCAAGAAATGCCTGGTCATAGGTGCCGAAACGCTCTCAAGGGTGGTAGATGACCATGACCGTGACAGCATGATCTATTCTGATGGTGCCGGGGCCACCATAATCGAGGCCGATACCGGTTCAGGAGAGATTTTGGGCCATATCTCGGCCACCTATGCCAACGAAGAAGCCTACTACCTATTTTTTGACAAGACCTATCACCAGAATGGTTGTAATGATACCCGATATATCAAAATGCACGGGCGAAAGATCTATGAATTCGCCGTTACCCATGTGCCCCAGGCCATTGCCGATTGTCTCGATAAAAGTGGCGTGGCCATTGATGAAGTAAAAAAAATATTCATCCACCAGGCCAATGAAAAGATGGATGAGGCCATTGTCAAGCGTTTTTACCGAATCTATCGTAAAGAAATGCCTGAAGACATCATGCCCATGATCATTCATGAGATGGGCAACAGTTCAGTGGCGACTGTTCCTACATTGTTCGACATGGTAAAAAAGGGCGAGCTACAAAAGCACGGGTTAAAAAGGGGAGATGTTGTTATCTTTGCCAGTGTTGGTGCCGGCATGAACATCAATGCCATTGTATATCGATATTAA
- the gcvP gene encoding aminomethyl-transferring glycine dehydrogenase, protein MNTEIFALRHIGIREKDLPKMFAAIGVDSMEQLIHETIPDDIRLKKDLNLPKAISEHEFLTHLRELSKKNKVFKSYIGLGYHESLTPSVIKRNILENPGWYTAYTPYQAEIAQGRLEALLNYQTMVCDLTGMEVANASLLDESTAAAEAMTMLFDLRSRQQKKDGVTKFFVSEEVLPQTLSLLQTRSTPLNIELVVGNHEKFGFSPDFFGALLQYPGKYGQVNDYADFIKRAQENEIKTAVAADILSLVLLTPPGEWGADVVVGTTQRFGIPLGYGGPHAAFFATKDAYKRSIPGRIIGVTKDTDGNPALRMALQTREQHIKRDKATSNICTAQVLLAVMAGMYAVYHGPKGLNHIANKVHENTKILAAHLEEMGYKQQNTCYFDTLLITVDNVKSIKGKAEGFGLNFNYIDDKNLSISINETTSQKDLQQIAACFGGTNGFDKPTEEKETPEVIVHSLQRKSPFLAHGVFNSYHSETELMRYIKKLERKDLALNHSMISLGSCTMKLNAASEMLPLSWTNWGNIHPFVPIEQAEGYQIMLSALEDYLTEITGFAATSLQPNSGAQGEYAGLMTIRAYHESHGGGHRNICIIPASAHGTNPASAVMAGMKVIVTKTDEKGNIDVTDLEEKVKLHSENLAALMVTYPSTHGVFESSIKHITKLIHDHGGQVYMDGANMNAQVGVTNPATIGADVCHLNLHKTFAIPHGGGGPGVGPICVAEQLKPFLPTNPIIQTGGDKGITAISAAPWGSALACLISYGYIKMLGAKGVTEATKIAILSANYIKERLKGKFDVLYAGERGRAAHEMIVDCRPFKAHGIEVTDIAKRLMDYGFHAPTVSFPVAGTLMIEPTESESLAELDRFCDTMLSIRKEIDETSANEPNNVLKNAPHTLQMVTSDEWHYPYSRQKAAFPLSFVSENKFWPAVRRTDEAFGDRNLICTCAPIEAYMEEQTS, encoded by the coding sequence ATGAATACTGAAATTTTTGCATTACGCCACATCGGCATAAGAGAAAAAGACCTTCCGAAAATGTTTGCTGCCATAGGGGTTGATTCTATGGAACAATTGATCCATGAGACCATACCTGATGACATTCGTTTGAAAAAAGACTTGAATTTGCCCAAAGCCATCAGTGAACATGAATTTCTGACACATCTTCGAGAACTTTCCAAAAAGAACAAGGTTTTCAAGAGCTACATTGGGCTGGGTTATCACGAAAGCCTGACCCCATCGGTGATCAAAAGAAACATCTTGGAAAATCCAGGCTGGTATACCGCATATACCCCATATCAGGCTGAAATTGCCCAAGGAAGACTTGAGGCCCTTTTGAACTATCAGACCATGGTCTGTGATTTGACAGGTATGGAGGTCGCCAATGCCTCACTTTTAGATGAAAGCACGGCCGCTGCAGAAGCTATGACCATGTTGTTCGATCTACGGTCGCGCCAACAAAAGAAAGATGGCGTCACCAAGTTCTTTGTTTCTGAAGAAGTATTGCCCCAAACCCTTTCACTTTTACAGACACGTTCAACCCCCTTGAATATCGAACTGGTTGTCGGCAACCATGAGAAATTTGGGTTTTCACCCGATTTCTTTGGGGCATTGTTGCAATATCCTGGCAAGTATGGGCAAGTCAACGATTATGCTGATTTTATAAAAAGGGCCCAAGAAAATGAAATCAAAACCGCTGTCGCCGCCGATATTTTAAGCCTTGTGCTACTGACCCCTCCCGGAGAATGGGGTGCAGACGTTGTGGTGGGCACTACACAACGCTTTGGAATACCATTGGGATATGGTGGGCCACATGCTGCATTTTTTGCTACTAAAGATGCTTATAAAAGAAGTATTCCCGGTAGAATAATCGGAGTCACCAAAGACACAGATGGAAACCCGGCACTTCGAATGGCACTTCAGACCCGAGAGCAACATATCAAAAGAGACAAGGCCACCTCGAATATTTGTACCGCGCAGGTGCTTTTGGCTGTCATGGCGGGCATGTATGCCGTATATCATGGGCCAAAAGGTCTCAACCATATCGCCAACAAAGTACATGAAAATACGAAAATCTTGGCTGCCCATCTTGAAGAAATGGGTTACAAACAGCAAAATACATGCTATTTTGATACACTTTTGATTACCGTTGACAATGTCAAATCCATCAAAGGTAAAGCAGAAGGGTTTGGCCTCAATTTCAACTATATCGATGATAAAAACCTTTCGATATCAATCAATGAAACGACCAGCCAAAAAGACTTGCAACAAATTGCGGCATGTTTTGGTGGCACGAACGGTTTTGACAAACCCACTGAAGAAAAGGAGACACCAGAAGTTATTGTTCATTCCCTTCAGCGAAAAAGTCCATTTTTAGCACATGGCGTGTTCAATTCGTACCATTCAGAAACAGAGCTGATGCGCTATATCAAAAAATTAGAGCGTAAAGATTTGGCCTTGAACCACTCGATGATTTCACTGGGCAGCTGTACCATGAAACTCAATGCTGCGTCTGAAATGCTTCCATTGAGCTGGACAAATTGGGGAAATATTCATCCCTTTGTACCTATCGAGCAAGCTGAGGGCTATCAGATCATGTTGTCGGCACTCGAAGATTACCTTACTGAAATAACTGGTTTTGCCGCTACATCTTTACAACCAAACTCTGGGGCACAAGGTGAATACGCAGGCCTGATGACCATCAGGGCCTATCACGAATCACATGGTGGAGGTCATCGCAATATTTGTATCATTCCTGCCTCGGCACATGGCACGAATCCCGCCTCTGCTGTCATGGCGGGCATGAAAGTAATTGTCACCAAAACCGATGAGAAAGGCAATATCGATGTGACCGATCTTGAAGAAAAGGTAAAATTACATTCCGAAAACTTAGCGGCACTAATGGTCACCTACCCCTCTACACACGGAGTTTTTGAATCTTCGATCAAGCATATCACCAAATTGATCCATGACCATGGCGGACAGGTGTATATGGATGGTGCGAATATGAATGCACAAGTAGGCGTTACCAATCCTGCGACCATTGGCGCAGATGTATGCCATCTCAACCTGCACAAAACCTTTGCAATTCCACATGGTGGGGGTGGCCCAGGCGTGGGACCCATTTGTGTGGCTGAGCAACTCAAACCTTTTCTACCCACCAATCCCATTATACAAACGGGTGGAGACAAAGGCATTACGGCCATCTCAGCGGCACCTTGGGGCAGTGCATTGGCCTGTCTGATTTCTTACGGGTATATCAAAATGCTTGGGGCCAAAGGTGTTACCGAGGCCACCAAAATTGCCATATTGAGTGCCAACTACATCAAAGAAAGGCTCAAGGGAAAATTTGATGTACTCTATGCTGGCGAAAGGGGCCGGGCGGCCCATGAAATGATTGTCGATTGCCGACCGTTCAAAGCGCATGGTATCGAGGTCACCGATATTGCCAAACGCTTGATGGACTATGGATTTCATGCCCCAACCGTATCCTTTCCGGTAGCGGGAACTTTGATGATAGAACCTACAGAAAGTGAGAGTCTCGCAGAATTGGACAGGTTCTGTGATACGATGCTATCCATCAGAAAAGAAATTGATGAGACATCGGCAAACGAACCCAACAATGTCTTGAAAAATGCGCCACATACATTGCAAATGGTCACAAGTGACGAGTGGCATTACCCATACAGCAGGCAAAAAGCGGCCTTTCCACTGTCATTTGTATCAGAAAACAAGTTCTGGCCAGCGGTCAGGCGTACCGATGAGGCCTTTGGGGATCGTAATCTAATCTGCACATGTGCGCCAATTGAGGCGTATATGGAAGAGCAAACGTCATAG
- a CDS encoding sigma-70 family RNA polymerase sigma factor, producing MPAHELHPENWVDLYADYLYNYAVSRVSDGEIAKDLVQETFFAGLKSAKNYKGDAAERTWLIAILKRKVIDHYRKINSKKGKAEVKVNYSTQSDAEGDWLEERVADPFGQGGDDAIENEELGMAIQECISKLPKKQALVFNMKTVQGMSTEDICNELGINPSNLWVMIHRARTALMGCMNETWF from the coding sequence ATGCCAGCTCACGAACTACATCCTGAAAATTGGGTAGATCTATATGCAGATTATCTCTACAATTACGCTGTATCAAGGGTCAGTGACGGTGAAATTGCAAAAGATCTGGTGCAAGAAACATTTTTTGCCGGATTGAAGTCAGCCAAAAACTACAAAGGCGATGCTGCAGAACGTACGTGGTTGATAGCCATTCTTAAACGAAAGGTCATTGATCATTACCGCAAGATCAACTCCAAAAAGGGAAAAGCAGAAGTAAAAGTCAACTATAGCACGCAGAGTGATGCCGAAGGCGATTGGTTGGAAGAACGGGTAGCCGACCCTTTTGGTCAAGGGGGTGACGATGCCATTGAAAATGAGGAATTGGGAATGGCTATACAAGAATGCATCTCAAAATTGCCCAAAAAACAGGCATTGGTGTTCAATATGAAAACCGTTCAAGGCATGAGCACGGAAGATATTTGTAATGAATTGGGTATTAACCCGTCCAATTTATGGGTGATGATCCATAGAGCGCGTACTGCGCTCATGGGATGTATGAATGAAACATGGTTTTAG
- a CDS encoding glycosyltransferase, protein MRICIIIPAHNEELYLKDCLDAFVAQTHLVDELIIVDDHSTDSTNAIATDYAQKYGWIRVLKHESSKEHAPGAKVVQAFDFGLQHVKSYDLLGKFDADIMLPNHYFETMLNHFQSDWKLGMCSGILHIKSENRWVYENIADKNHIRGPIKLYHRACFEKMNGLRIGVGWDTVDVLLAQYHGFRTYVDEDMVVKHLRPTGHGYTQKNHRAKGEAFYKMRYGIVLAKLAALKMAWQARSPKLYIEAIVGYLKATVKRLPRYVTYEEGTFIRKYRWKGIFKKLF, encoded by the coding sequence ATGCGAATTTGCATCATCATTCCCGCACATAACGAAGAGCTTTACCTAAAAGATTGTCTGGATGCTTTTGTGGCCCAGACCCATTTGGTCGATGAGCTCATAATCGTCGATGACCACTCAACGGACAGCACCAATGCCATAGCTACCGACTATGCGCAAAAATATGGTTGGATAAGGGTTTTGAAGCATGAATCTTCGAAAGAACATGCGCCGGGTGCCAAGGTCGTTCAAGCTTTTGATTTTGGGCTACAACATGTCAAAAGCTACGATCTATTGGGAAAGTTTGATGCTGACATCATGCTCCCCAACCACTATTTTGAAACCATGCTCAACCATTTTCAGTCTGATTGGAAACTGGGCATGTGCTCGGGCATACTCCACATCAAAAGCGAAAACCGATGGGTGTATGAAAATATTGCGGACAAAAACCATATCAGGGGGCCCATCAAACTTTACCATCGGGCATGTTTTGAAAAAATGAACGGACTTCGTATTGGGGTGGGTTGGGATACCGTCGATGTACTCTTGGCGCAATACCATGGTTTCAGAACCTATGTCGACGAAGACATGGTCGTCAAGCATCTACGGCCCACGGGCCATGGGTACACCCAAAAAAACCATCGGGCAAAGGGTGAAGCTTTTTACAAAATGCGCTATGGCATCGTACTGGCCAAATTGGCGGCGCTAAAAATGGCATGGCAAGCACGTAGCCCAAAACTATATATAGAGGCCATTGTTGGCTATCTAAAAGCCACCGTGAAAAGACTTCCGAGATATGTCACTTACGAAGAGGGCACCTTCATTAGAAAATATCGCTGGAAAGGTATATTCAAAAAGCTATTTTAA
- a CDS encoding helix-turn-helix domain-containing protein — MDFEIKADLIPLFRGLVTGLVPYAQAQDVELRFQPKVDTLYASYNPQKVLSEITVLLSRVITFTPQSYQIKVSIGSGDAGNDKCMLVIENTGVNLSKLGEIIASVSSGLSIEELPKGTRFVVEIPIAEEKMGIYLNGKDNLLPKQYPQYFSTIHKRLTNYFDNTAKIQEAAEAKGSEYGVFMKKVNAVINANIDNCDFSVDGLADAMALSRAQLFRKVKQLTQMSPSAYIKFTRLEEAKHLLQSKKVDFNVTEVSYAVGFSNVSHFTRSFKKQFGMNPSSLVA; from the coding sequence ATGGACTTTGAGATTAAGGCTGATTTGATTCCCCTTTTTCGCGGTTTGGTCACCGGGCTGGTACCCTACGCCCAGGCCCAGGATGTTGAACTGAGGTTTCAGCCCAAGGTAGACACTTTGTATGCCTCATACAATCCTCAAAAAGTACTGTCAGAGATTACGGTGCTGTTGAGCAGGGTCATCACCTTTACCCCGCAGTCGTATCAAATCAAGGTGAGTATTGGCAGTGGTGATGCGGGTAATGATAAATGTATGCTCGTTATTGAAAATACAGGTGTGAACCTTTCAAAATTGGGAGAGATCATCGCTTCGGTATCTAGCGGACTTTCAATCGAAGAGCTCCCCAAGGGTACCCGCTTTGTCGTGGAGATTCCCATAGCTGAAGAAAAAATGGGCATATATCTCAACGGTAAGGACAATTTGCTGCCCAAACAATATCCACAATATTTTAGTACGATCCATAAACGCCTCACAAACTACTTTGACAATACAGCTAAGATTCAAGAAGCGGCAGAGGCAAAAGGCTCTGAATATGGTGTGTTCATGAAAAAAGTAAATGCGGTTATCAATGCCAATATAGACAATTGTGATTTTTCGGTAGACGGCTTGGCAGATGCGATGGCCCTGAGCAGGGCCCAGTTGTTCAGAAAGGTGAAGCAGCTAACACAAATGTCTCCCAGTGCATACATTAAATTCACCCGTTTAGAGGAAGCCAAACACCTTTTACAGAGCAAAAAAGTAGATTTTAATGTGACCGAGGTAAGCTACGCTGTGGGTTTTTCAAATGTGAGCCATTTTACCCGTTCGTTTAAAAAACAATTTGGCATGAACCCATCAAGTTTGGTGGCATAA
- a CDS encoding ester cyclase — MENLKKNREFIIRYFNAISGAKKTRELCEQFTNDEKLIEHIQFFEGAFPKYELFIEEMVTEGNKVVVRGRATGIHSGVLNGIPPTGKRMDLPFIIRYTIENGKISDHWLLADQMILMEQLGIMPKEETH; from the coding sequence ATGGAAAATCTTAAGAAAAATAGGGAATTTATAATTCGATATTTCAATGCCATTTCAGGTGCGAAAAAGACCCGCGAACTGTGCGAACAGTTTACCAATGACGAAAAACTTATAGAGCACATCCAATTTTTTGAAGGGGCTTTTCCGAAGTATGAACTTTTCATCGAAGAGATGGTGACCGAGGGCAACAAGGTGGTCGTTAGGGGCCGGGCCACGGGTATCCATAGCGGGGTGTTGAACGGCATACCCCCAACGGGCAAAAGAATGGATTTGCCCTTTATAATACGCTACACTATTGAAAACGGAAAAATTTCTGATCATTGGCTATTGGCCGACCAAATGATTTTAATGGAACAATTGGGTATAATGCCAAAAGAAGAAACACATTAA
- a CDS encoding methyltransferase, with protein sequence MYENNYPSKRYRHTLAFLEKHIDTQESILDLGVKNPFSEIMKTKGYKVENTQGEDLDVQFDNVINSNAQVVTAFEIFEHMVAPFNVLRKIRANKLVASIPLRLWFASAYRSKTDPWDRHYHEFEDWQFDWLLEKAGWEIKDSMKWTNSTKKIGLRPILRYFTNRYYIVYAERN encoded by the coding sequence ATGTACGAAAACAACTATCCGAGCAAACGTTACAGACACACGCTAGCATTTTTGGAAAAACATATTGACACCCAAGAGTCCATTTTAGACCTTGGGGTGAAAAACCCCTTCTCAGAGATCATGAAAACCAAGGGGTATAAGGTTGAAAATACCCAAGGCGAAGATCTTGACGTTCAATTTGACAATGTGATCAATTCAAATGCCCAAGTGGTCACTGCTTTCGAAATTTTCGAACATATGGTGGCCCCCTTTAATGTACTGCGAAAAATAAGGGCCAATAAGCTAGTGGCCAGTATTCCTTTGAGATTGTGGTTCGCTTCTGCCTATCGCAGCAAGACCGACCCTTGGGACAGACATTATCACGAATTTGAAGATTGGCAATTTGACTGGCTGCTTGAAAAAGCGGGGTGGGAAATCAAAGATTCCATGAAATGGACCAATTCCACCAAAAAAATAGGCCTACGCCCTATACTTAGGTATTTTACCAATAGATACTATATCGTCTATGCAGAAAGAAATTGA